One part of the Streptococcus sp. oral taxon 431 genome encodes these proteins:
- a CDS encoding SIALI-17 repeat-containing surface protein, with product MDKRFFERRCHYSIRKFAIGAASVMIGASIFGLQVAQAAETETATPSEETIHQVQPLDKLPDDLAAAIAKAEQNGAQDSTTEKEENDTVEPAKPATEEKMTEATSPKEEKEVEVVSPKKDKVEKTEKPATEVDGKESTDSEASSDKPAVREEHSDTPNQNKPVTYDKSKEEKASASELPQATKEKEKEDQLLQERKQNFNKDWYFKLNAQGDFSKKDVDVHDWSKLNLPHDWSIYFDFDHKSPARNEGGQLNGGTAWYRKTFTVDEAAKDKDVRINFDGVYMDSKVYVNGKFVGHYPSGYNHFSYDITEFLNKDGSENTIAVQVTNKQPSSRWYSGSGIYRDVTLSYRDKVQVAENGNHITTPKLAEQKDGNVETQIQSKIKNTAKTLAKVYVEQQIFTKEGKAVSDLVRSVTKSLSGNETADFKQTILVNKPTLWTTKSYNPQLYVLKTKVYNEGQLVDVTEDTFGYRYFNWTAKEGFSLNGERMKFHGVSIHHDNGALGAEENYKATYRKLKLLKDMGVNSIRTTHNPASPQLLDAAASLGLLVQEEAFDTWYRGKKTYDYGRFFDQDATHPEAKKGEKWSDFDLRTMVERDKNNPSIIMWSLGNEVDEADGGARSLEIAKRLKAVIKAIDTERYVTMGENKFSSRSTGLFLELAAIMDAVGMNYGERNYDAVRKAHPDWLIYGSETSSATRTRDSYFNPAQNLWHDNRPNRHYEQSDYGNDRVAWGRTATESWTFDRDRAGYAGQFIWTGFDYIGEPTPWHNQDNTPVKSSYFGIIDTAGLPKNDFYLYRSEWYSAKEKPTVRIMPHWNWTEETLKERNMLINGKVPVRTFSNAASVELFLNNESLGKKEFVKKTTEDGRPYHEGAKPSELYLEWLVDYKPGTLTAIARDENGKEIARDSVTTAGEPARVRLTKEEHVITADGKDLSYIHYEIVDEDGNVVPTANNLVHFNLHGQGQIVGVDNGEQASRERYKAQKDGTWQRKAFNGKGVVIVKSTEKEGKFTLFADSAGLASDQATVTTVSGKKENRHLVAFAPVKATTDVSENPKLPETVTAIYSDGSVEEKSVTWDIPDDLLTSAGEKKVLGSVEGLEAKAEALVKVVALDKWLPKVATVPVGTAAEDLDKTVTAVLSDGNLVDVDVVSWTLKDPDALTKEGGRTEATGKLVGNDYEVTATFIASDQETESTVTGLTVGDKTLENFESGKTYYRVSLPYTAKIPSVGAQTTGYQVTVQQASEANDYQASVFLSDQKGDLVQTYLIQFVKEAPALTRLEVSVEGKENATEDQVLPYHVIGHYEDGSQTEFSASDIHLEAKSADGAHLEVNGQNLLLYKKGSVTLTPRIDNQTDKTQSVATELVIKENTVDKKIVKLHPVSISTDINQQPNLPGQIGADFDKGLPRKVAVTWDKVDAKDLSYYHSFTLKGHVEGTDIEALANVTVEGLQVAEEISLTLPKGETVQLPASVRAYHSNGTTVYKDVVWDKVPENFSQTEGIYEIKGQLVGSHLTTKAHVRVSSQVVAGNNISKQWTGSQLPAAIVSNTGGDDSASTLNDLTVSRASTDVKNRWTTWQTGTDNDWASILFGNSGDLTKRFVDNLSVDFYTDGAIGLPKEYVIEYYVGQEVPDLPNDVNNAQRDTNHPFNNAANWKEVEHLKAPGQLSAGQTNHFTFDKVETYAVRMRMKKADGTAGVGLTEITILGSKVPSATSSEISIQVDGKKLEHFNPSKTDYYIPQASKEITATASNNGVVTVVPATSEKGATRLILKAEDGTVLKEYRIFRDDEKETTQPVAAENSAQTLNVGDQLQLPAEVTVYYPSQTGWIKANLAVQWDAVPEHATAQEGSFEVLGHVLGTDLTTKMQVTVVTKGNQVISENANNNETDSKAFASTTNDTQAASRDKIFYINDGHFNEDGRWTNWSRTPKDQETSVGILFKKNGQITPQSVGKVAIQFFKDSGTDAPAKMVLERYVGPSYTEPSTISRYEENADHPFNKAENWQEIPYKASGEIVAGKPIEFTFDPIETSAIRARMTRKSTTNGLAMVEFSAYSPAKVRDEETPSVSISVAGKALENFDPEVSDYTVSLNGTKPQVTAQASGHGVTTVVESSQDNLPTLVRLLAKDGSLVKEYRIHFKPSHRIVPEEGDQSPVLERPSLEVIKTEIPFKEIIRENNDLAQDERRVISEGKKGERVDYVEVLGSNRTTVHTDTTEAQDRIVEVKVKPVITTSKGDDPAPVVEVPEFEGGVNAVEAAKHELPEYTDPIGTVGDDPAPVVEVPEFEGGVNAVEAAKHELPEYTDSIGTVGDESAPVVEVPEFEGGVNAAEAAKHELPEYTDPIGTVGDDPAPVVEIPEFEGGVNAVDAAKHELPEYTDPIGTVGDEPAPVVEVPEFEGGVNAVEAAKHELPEYTEAIGTVGDDPAPVVEVPEFAGGVNAVEAVKNEVPEYTGGVNAVEAAKNELPEYTGAVATVGNKPAPSLVKPAEEVQILTDKETGVLVAGLTRELSKDLKLQVQKVLKQELAGKQYDAYQVKLLDKDNQMVAPKGAVLVRLPVKGQVQEVYHMSLDQGLQVQKVTLVGDMVEFVTKDLGLYAIVYKEQNQEPVKPVEQAHKPAVKGENFENASEKVDSARLPETSESRSDTAAFLASLSLVLSVALLTVKRKEK from the coding sequence ATGGATAAGAGATTTTTTGAAAGACGGTGTCATTATAGTATTCGTAAATTTGCCATTGGTGCGGCTTCGGTTATGATTGGAGCTAGTATATTTGGTCTTCAGGTGGCTCAAGCTGCTGAAACTGAAACAGCAACTCCCAGTGAGGAAACAATTCATCAAGTTCAACCTTTAGATAAGCTTCCAGATGATCTTGCTGCGGCCATTGCAAAAGCTGAGCAAAATGGTGCACAAGATTCCACTACTGAAAAAGAAGAAAATGATACGGTTGAACCAGCAAAACCAGCAACTGAAGAAAAGATGACTGAGGCTACAAGTCCTAAGGAAGAAAAGGAAGTAGAAGTAGTTAGCCCTAAAAAAGACAAAGTTGAAAAAACTGAAAAACCTGCTACTGAAGTGGATGGGAAAGAGTCTACAGATTCAGAAGCAAGTTCTGACAAGCCAGCAGTTCGAGAAGAACATTCTGATACACCTAATCAGAATAAACCTGTAACGTACGATAAAAGCAAGGAAGAAAAAGCTTCGGCAAGTGAATTGCCTCAAGCCACAAAAGAGAAGGAAAAAGAAGACCAACTTTTACAGGAAAGAAAACAAAATTTCAACAAAGACTGGTATTTTAAACTAAACGCTCAGGGTGATTTTTCTAAGAAAGATGTTGATGTTCATGACTGGTCTAAGTTGAACCTTCCTCATGACTGGAGTATCTATTTTGATTTTGATCACAAGTCTCCTGCTCGAAATGAAGGTGGTCAATTAAATGGTGGTACTGCCTGGTATCGTAAGACCTTTACTGTAGACGAAGCTGCCAAGGACAAGGACGTTCGTATTAATTTTGATGGAGTTTACATGGACTCTAAGGTTTATGTAAATGGCAAATTTGTAGGTCACTATCCAAGTGGTTATAATCATTTTTCATATGACATCACTGAATTTTTAAATAAAGATGGTAGTGAAAATACCATTGCGGTCCAAGTTACCAATAAACAACCAAGTAGTCGTTGGTACTCAGGGAGTGGGATCTATCGTGATGTGACTCTGAGCTATCGTGACAAGGTGCAAGTGGCTGAAAATGGAAATCATATTACCACTCCAAAATTGGCTGAACAAAAAGATGGCAATGTTGAAACACAAATTCAAAGCAAGATCAAAAATACTGCCAAGACTCTAGCTAAGGTATATGTAGAGCAACAGATTTTTACCAAAGAAGGTAAGGCTGTCTCAGATTTGGTTCGTTCTGTAACTAAGAGTCTATCAGGAAATGAGACAGCTGACTTTAAGCAAACGATTTTGGTTAACAAGCCAACTCTCTGGACAACGAAAAGTTATAATCCTCAACTTTATGTTCTGAAAACCAAGGTTTATAATGAAGGTCAGCTAGTTGATGTGACAGAAGATACTTTTGGATATCGTTATTTCAACTGGACAGCCAAGGAAGGTTTCTCTCTTAATGGCGAGAGAATGAAATTCCATGGAGTTAGTATTCACCATGATAATGGAGCCTTGGGGGCAGAAGAAAACTATAAGGCAACCTACCGAAAATTAAAACTCCTAAAAGATATGGGAGTTAACTCTATCCGTACAACCCACAATCCAGCAAGTCCACAGTTGTTAGATGCTGCGGCAAGTCTAGGACTTTTGGTCCAAGAAGAAGCCTTTGATACTTGGTATCGTGGTAAGAAAACTTATGACTATGGTCGTTTTTTTGACCAAGATGCAACTCACCCAGAAGCCAAGAAGGGTGAAAAATGGTCTGATTTTGATCTTAGAACCATGGTTGAACGAGATAAAAATAATCCTTCAATCATCATGTGGTCACTCGGTAATGAGGTTGATGAGGCTGATGGTGGTGCTCGTTCACTAGAAATAGCCAAGCGTTTGAAAGCTGTCATCAAAGCTATCGATACAGAACGCTATGTGACCATGGGTGAAAACAAATTCAGTAGTAGATCTACAGGCTTGTTCTTAGAATTAGCAGCAATCATGGATGCTGTTGGTATGAACTATGGTGAGCGTAATTATGATGCAGTTCGTAAAGCGCATCCAGACTGGTTGATTTACGGTTCTGAAACTTCTTCAGCAACTCGAACTCGTGATTCTTACTTTAATCCTGCTCAAAATCTCTGGCACGATAATCGTCCAAATCGTCACTATGAACAATCAGACTATGGTAATGACCGTGTAGCCTGGGGCAGAACAGCTACTGAATCTTGGACCTTTGACCGTGATCGTGCTGGCTATGCAGGTCAGTTCATCTGGACTGGTTTTGACTATATCGGGGAACCTACACCATGGCATAATCAAGATAATACACCAGTGAAAAGCTCTTACTTTGGTATCATTGATACGGCAGGATTGCCTAAGAATGATTTCTACCTCTACCGTAGTGAGTGGTATAGTGCCAAAGAAAAACCAACTGTTCGCATTATGCCTCACTGGAATTGGACTGAAGAAACGCTCAAGGAACGTAATATGCTCATCAATGGCAAGGTTCCAGTTCGGACCTTCTCAAATGCTGCTAGCGTAGAATTGTTCTTGAATAACGAGTCCCTTGGTAAGAAAGAATTTGTTAAGAAAACAACTGAAGATGGGCGCCCTTATCACGAGGGAGCTAAACCAAGTGAATTGTATCTTGAGTGGTTGGTTGACTATAAACCAGGTACCTTAACTGCTATTGCTCGTGATGAAAATGGCAAAGAGATTGCGCGTGATAGTGTGACAACAGCAGGGGAGCCAGCTAGAGTTCGACTCACCAAGGAAGAACATGTCATCACTGCAGACGGTAAAGATTTATCTTATATCCATTATGAAATCGTTGATGAAGATGGCAATGTTGTTCCAACAGCTAACAATCTTGTTCATTTCAATCTTCATGGTCAAGGTCAAATCGTTGGTGTGGACAATGGGGAACAAGCTAGCCGTGAACGCTACAAAGCTCAGAAAGATGGCACATGGCAGAGAAAAGCCTTCAATGGTAAAGGTGTTGTCATTGTTAAATCCACTGAAAAAGAAGGGAAATTTACCCTCTTTGCAGATTCTGCAGGTTTAGCTTCTGATCAAGCAACAGTCACAACTGTTTCAGGCAAAAAAGAAAATCGTCACCTTGTAGCTTTTGCCCCTGTTAAGGCGACTACAGATGTCAGTGAAAATCCTAAATTGCCAGAAACCGTGACAGCTATTTATAGCGACGGCAGTGTTGAAGAAAAATCTGTAACTTGGGATATACCAGATGATCTCCTTACTAGTGCAGGTGAGAAAAAAGTTCTTGGTAGCGTGGAAGGACTTGAAGCTAAGGCTGAAGCCCTTGTTAAGGTGGTTGCACTCGATAAGTGGTTGCCTAAGGTAGCAACTGTGCCAGTTGGTACAGCTGCAGAAGATTTGGATAAAACTGTAACGGCTGTTTTGTCAGATGGTAACTTGGTTGATGTGGATGTCGTTTCTTGGACCTTGAAAGATCCTGATGCCTTGACAAAAGAAGGTGGACGTACTGAAGCAACTGGTAAATTAGTTGGAAATGACTACGAGGTGACAGCAACCTTTATCGCAAGTGATCAGGAAACAGAAAGTACTGTTACAGGTCTCACAGTTGGAGATAAGACTCTTGAAAACTTTGAGTCTGGAAAGACCTACTACCGAGTATCCCTTCCTTATACTGCTAAAATCCCAAGTGTTGGTGCACAAACTACTGGCTATCAGGTTACAGTTCAACAAGCTTCAGAAGCTAATGATTATCAAGCTTCTGTATTCTTGAGTGACCAGAAGGGCGATTTGGTTCAAACATATTTGATTCAATTCGTGAAAGAAGCTCCTGCCTTGACACGCTTGGAAGTAAGTGTAGAAGGTAAAGAAAATGCAACAGAAGACCAAGTCCTCCCTTATCATGTCATTGGACATTATGAAGATGGTTCACAGACTGAATTTTCAGCGTCAGATATCCATTTGGAAGCTAAGTCAGCTGATGGTGCTCATCTGGAGGTAAATGGTCAGAACTTGCTTCTTTACAAGAAAGGTAGTGTAACCCTCACTCCTCGTATTGACAATCAAACTGATAAGACTCAGTCTGTAGCAACTGAACTTGTGATAAAAGAAAATACAGTAGACAAGAAAATTGTCAAACTTCATCCGGTTTCTATCTCTACAGACATCAATCAGCAACCGAATTTGCCTGGTCAAATTGGAGCAGATTTTGATAAAGGCTTGCCTCGTAAGGTAGCTGTAACTTGGGACAAGGTAGATGCAAAAGATTTGAGCTACTATCATAGCTTTACCCTGAAAGGGCATGTAGAAGGCACAGATATTGAAGCTCTTGCCAATGTGACTGTTGAAGGTTTGCAGGTTGCTGAAGAAATCAGCCTGACTCTTCCTAAGGGTGAAACTGTTCAATTACCAGCTAGTGTCCGTGCTTATCATTCAAATGGAACAACTGTCTATAAAGATGTCGTTTGGGATAAGGTTCCTGAAAACTTTAGTCAGACTGAAGGTATCTATGAAATCAAGGGTCAATTAGTGGGTAGCCATCTGACTACCAAGGCTCATGTTCGTGTTTCCAGTCAGGTTGTTGCGGGAAATAATATCTCGAAACAATGGACTGGTTCTCAATTGCCAGCGGCTATCGTGTCCAATACGGGTGGTGATGATTCGGCAAGTACCTTGAACGATTTGACGGTTTCAAGAGCCAGTACAGATGTTAAGAATCGATGGACTACATGGCAAACAGGTACTGATAATGACTGGGCATCTATCTTGTTTGGTAACTCTGGTGATTTGACCAAGCGCTTTGTCGACAATCTATCCGTTGATTTCTATACAGACGGGGCAATCGGACTTCCAAAAGAATATGTTATTGAATACTATGTCGGTCAGGAAGTTCCAGATCTTCCAAATGATGTCAATAATGCTCAGCGTGATACCAACCATCCATTCAACAATGCTGCCAACTGGAAAGAAGTTGAACATCTCAAAGCTCCAGGACAATTATCTGCAGGTCAAACAAACCACTTTACATTTGATAAGGTTGAAACTTATGCTGTTCGTATGCGTATGAAGAAAGCAGATGGAACTGCTGGTGTTGGTTTGACAGAAATCACTATTTTAGGAAGTAAAGTTCCAAGTGCTACCAGCTCAGAAATTTCTATCCAAGTAGATGGCAAGAAGCTTGAGCATTTCAATCCGTCTAAGACAGATTATTATATTCCTCAAGCAAGCAAGGAAATCACTGCAACAGCCAGCAACAACGGTGTGGTGACAGTTGTTCCTGCAACAAGTGAAAAAGGTGCGACACGTCTTATCTTGAAAGCTGAGGATGGAACTGTTCTGAAAGAATATCGTATCTTCCGTGATGATGAAAAAGAAACAACACAACCAGTAGCTGCGGAAAATAGTGCCCAGACCTTGAATGTTGGTGATCAACTTCAATTGCCTGCAGAGGTAACAGTCTACTATCCATCACAGACTGGCTGGATTAAGGCTAACCTTGCTGTCCAATGGGATGCTGTGCCAGAACATGCGACTGCACAAGAAGGTAGCTTTGAAGTTCTTGGTCATGTTCTAGGAACAGACTTAACAACCAAGATGCAAGTAACAGTTGTTACAAAAGGTAATCAAGTTATTTCAGAAAATGCAAATAATAATGAGACTGATTCTAAAGCCTTTGCGTCTACTACAAATGACACACAAGCAGCTTCTCGGGATAAGATTTTCTATATCAACGATGGGCACTTTAACGAAGATGGACGTTGGACTAACTGGTCTCGTACTCCGAAAGACCAAGAAACATCTGTGGGAATTCTCTTTAAGAAGAATGGTCAGATTACACCTCAATCTGTTGGAAAAGTAGCTATTCAATTCTTTAAAGATAGTGGAACAGACGCACCAGCAAAAATGGTACTGGAAAGATATGTTGGTCCTTCCTATACAGAACCAAGCACCATTTCTCGTTATGAAGAAAATGCGGATCATCCATTTAACAAGGCAGAAAACTGGCAAGAAATTCCTTATAAGGCATCTGGAGAAATCGTGGCTGGTAAGCCAATCGAATTTACCTTTGATCCAATTGAGACATCAGCTATTCGAGCACGTATGACTCGTAAATCTACAACTAATGGTCTAGCAATGGTCGAGTTTAGTGCTTACTCTCCTGCTAAAGTAAGAGATGAGGAAACTCCTTCAGTATCCATTTCGGTTGCTGGAAAAGCATTAGAAAACTTTGATCCTGAGGTTTCAGATTATACAGTGAGCTTAAATGGCACTAAACCACAGGTGACTGCTCAAGCAAGCGGTCACGGTGTGACAACGGTTGTTGAGTCTAGTCAGGATAACCTTCCTACTCTTGTCCGTCTTCTTGCTAAGGATGGTAGTCTTGTCAAGGAATATCGTATTCATTTCAAACCTAGTCACCGTATAGTTCCTGAAGAAGGCGACCAAAGTCCTGTTCTCGAACGACCAAGTCTAGAAGTTATCAAGACCGAAATTCCATTTAAGGAAATTATTCGTGAAAACAATGATTTAGCTCAAGATGAACGTCGTGTAATCTCAGAAGGTAAGAAGGGTGAAAGAGTTGATTATGTTGAGGTTCTAGGATCTAACCGTACAACTGTTCATACAGATACGACTGAGGCGCAAGATCGAATTGTTGAAGTTAAGGTCAAACCTGTCATTACTACTAGCAAAGGTGACGATCCAGCTCCAGTCGTAGAAGTTCCAGAATTTGAGGGCGGTGTCAATGCAGTAGAGGCTGCTAAGCATGAGTTGCCAGAATACACAGATCCGATTGGCACAGTAGGTGACGATCCAGCCCCAGTGGTAGAAGTCCCAGAATTTGAGGGTGGTGTCAATGCAGTAGAGGCGGCTAAGCATGAGTTGCCAGAATACACAGATTCGATTGGCACAGTAGGTGACGAATCAGCTCCAGTAGTGGAAGTCCCAGAATTTGAGGGCGGCGTCAATGCTGCTGAAGCTGCCAAGCATGAGTTGCCAGAATACACAGATCCGATTGGGACAGTAGGCGATGATCCAGCGCCAGTCGTAGAAATTCCAGAATTTGAAGGCGGTGTTAATGCAGTAGATGCGGCTAAGCATGAGTTGCCAGAATACACAGATCCGATTGGCACAGTAGGTGACGAACCAGCTCCAGTGGTAGAAGTCCCAGAATTTGAGGGCGGCGTCAATGCTGTAGAAGCAGCTAAGCATGAGTTGCCAGAATACACAGAAGCAATCGGTACAGTAGGCGACGATCCAGCTCCGGTAGTAGAAGTGCCAGAATTTGCAGGTGGCGTCAATGCAGTAGAGGCAGTTAAGAACGAAGTCCCAGAATACACAGGTGGCGTCAATGCGGTAGAAGCAGCTAAGAATGAATTACCAGAATACACAGGAGCAGTAGCTACAGTGGGGAACAAGCCAGCACCAAGTCTTGTTAAACCAGCCGAAGAGGTTCAAATCTTAACTGATAAGGAAACTGGAGTTCTAGTAGCAGGGCTAACTAGAGAGTTATCTAAAGACCTCAAGCTTCAAGTTCAAAAGGTCCTTAAACAAGAATTAGCTGGTAAGCAATACGATGCTTATCAAGTGAAATTGCTGGATAAAGACAACCAGATGGTTGCTCCAAAAGGTGCTGTCCTAGTGAGATTACCAGTTAAGGGTCAGGTTCAAGAGGTTTATCACATGAGCTTAGATCAAGGCTTACAGGTTCAAAAGGTGACGCTTGTAGGTGACATGGTTGAATTTGTCACCAAAGATCTAGGACTTTATGCGATTGTCTATAAAGAACAAAATCAAGAACCAGTAAAACCAGTAGAACAAGCTCATAAACCAGCAGTTAAGGGAGAAAACTTTGAAAATGCTTCAGAGAAAGTAGATTCAGCAAGACTTCCAGAAACAAGTGAAAGTCGATCTGATACAGCTGCCTTCCTAGCAAGTCTCAGTCTTGTTTTATCAGTAGCTCTACTAACTGTTAAACGTAAAGAAAAATAG
- a CDS encoding bifunctional methylenetetrahydrofolate dehydrogenase/methenyltetrahydrofolate cyclohydrolase, producing the protein MTQIIDGKALAAKLQGQLAEKTAKLKEETGLVPGLVVILVGENPASQVYVRNKERSAIAAGFQSEVVRVPEIITQEELLDLIAKYNQDPAWHGILVQLPLPKHIDEEAVLLAIDPEKDVDGFHPLNMGRLWSGHPVMIPSTPAGIMEMFHEYGIDLEGKNAVVIGRSNIVGKPMAQLLLAKNATVTLTHSRTHNLAKVASKADILVVAIGRAKFVTADFVKPGAVVIDVGMNRDENGKLCGDVDYEAVAPIASHITPVPGGVGPMTITMLMEQTYQAALRSLDR; encoded by the coding sequence ATGACACAGATTATTGATGGGAAGGCCTTGGCGGCCAAGTTACAGGGACAATTGGCTGAAAAGACTGCGAAATTGAAAGAAGAGACAGGCTTGGTGCCTGGTTTGGTCGTTATTTTAGTCGGAGAAAATCCAGCCAGCCAAGTTTACGTTCGTAACAAGGAACGTTCAGCTATTGCAGCAGGATTCCAGAGTGAAGTTGTGCGAGTTCCTGAAATAATTACCCAAGAGGAATTGTTGGATTTGATTGCCAAATACAATCAAGATCCAGCTTGGCATGGGATTTTGGTTCAATTGCCTTTACCAAAACACATCGATGAAGAGGCTGTTCTACTAGCCATTGATCCAGAAAAGGATGTGGATGGTTTTCATCCGCTCAACATGGGACGTCTTTGGTCTGGTCACCCAGTTATGATTCCTTCAACTCCTGCTGGTATTATGGAAATGTTTCATGAGTATGGGATCGACTTAGAAGGTAAAAATGCAGTTGTCATTGGTCGTTCTAATATTGTCGGGAAACCCATGGCCCAGTTACTGTTGGCTAAGAATGCAACTGTAACCTTGACCCACTCACGAACTCATAACCTTGCTAAGGTAGCTTCTAAAGCTGATATTCTTGTGGTAGCAATCGGTCGTGCTAAATTTGTGACTGCTGACTTTGTCAAACCTGGGGCTGTTGTTATTGATGTGGGGATGAACCGAGATGAAAATGGCAAGCTCTGTGGAGATGTTGACTATGAGGCTGTTGCGCCAATCGCTAGTCATATCACGCCTGTACCTGGTGGAGTTGGGCCTATGACCATTACTATGCTAATGGAGCAAACTTATCAGGCTGCATTGCGTAGCTTGGATAGATAG
- a CDS encoding NAD(P)H-hydrate dehydratase: protein MKKIDQALLKKVIIERPCSSHKGDYGRLLLIGGTYPYGGAIIMAALGAVKSGAGLVTVATDKENISALHSHLPEAMAFDLGDKQLLEQQLQKANIVLLGPGLVDDKRGEELLQTVFHHSNQDQTLILDGGALSILAKAEMKFPKAHLVLTPHQREWQVLSGLDLDSQGSKETGETLKSFPSGTILVQKGPATRIWQAGQVDCYQLSVGGPYQATGGMGDTLAGMIAGFAGQFPQASLYERVTVATYLHSAIAQELAEDNFVVLPTTISQHIPAFMKRIQKDI, encoded by the coding sequence ATGAAAAAGATTGATCAAGCTCTACTGAAAAAAGTTATCATTGAGCGTCCTTGTTCTAGTCATAAGGGAGACTATGGTCGTCTTCTCTTGATTGGAGGGACTTATCCCTATGGGGGAGCGATTATTATGGCTGCCTTAGGGGCTGTTAAAAGTGGCGCAGGCTTAGTGACAGTAGCAACGGATAAAGAGAATATTTCAGCTCTACATAGCCATCTGCCAGAGGCTATGGCTTTTGACCTTGGTGATAAGCAGTTACTTGAGCAACAGTTGCAGAAGGCTAATATTGTCTTGCTTGGACCTGGACTAGTGGATGATAAGCGTGGAGAAGAGCTTCTCCAAACAGTCTTTCATCATTCAAATCAAGACCAGACTCTCATACTGGATGGTGGCGCCCTATCTATTTTAGCGAAGGCTGAAATGAAATTTCCCAAAGCCCATCTAGTTTTAACTCCTCACCAAAGGGAATGGCAAGTCTTATCAGGCTTAGATTTGGATTCCCAAGGAAGCAAGGAAACTGGAGAGACTTTGAAGAGCTTTCCTTCAGGAACGATTTTGGTTCAAAAAGGTCCTGCTACTCGAATCTGGCAAGCTGGACAAGTTGATTGTTATCAGCTGAGTGTCGGTGGCCCCTATCAGGCAACTGGGGGCATGGGAGATACTCTGGCTGGGATGATTGCTGGCTTTGCAGGCCAATTTCCACAAGCAAGCCTCTATGAAAGAGTGACAGTAGCGACCTATTTACATTCAGCCATTGCCCAAGAACTAGCTGAGGACAACTTTGTAGTCTTGCCAACCACGATCAGTCAACATATCCCAGCCTTCATGAAGAGGATACAAAAAGACATCTGA
- a CDS encoding amino acid ABC transporter ATP-binding protein: MTETLIKIENLHKSFGKNEVLKGIDLEIKKGEVVVIIGPSGSGKSTLLRSMNLLEEATKGKVIFEGVDITDKKNDLFAMREKMGMVFQQFNLFPNMTVKENITLSPIKTKGESKEVAEKRAHELLEKVGLPDKAYAYPQSLSGGQQQRIAIARGLAMEPDVLLFDEPTSALDPEMVGEVLAVMQELAKSGMTMVIVTHEMGFAREVADRVIFMADGVVVEDGTPKQVFEQTQEQRTKDFLSKVL; the protein is encoded by the coding sequence ATGACTGAAACGCTAATTAAAATTGAAAACCTTCATAAAAGCTTTGGAAAGAATGAAGTTTTAAAAGGGATTGATCTTGAAATTAAAAAAGGTGAAGTGGTAGTAATTATCGGACCATCTGGTAGCGGTAAGTCAACCCTCCTTCGCTCTATGAATCTCCTCGAAGAGGCGACAAAAGGCAAGGTCATCTTTGAAGGAGTGGATATTACGGATAAGAAAAATGACCTCTTTGCCATGCGTGAAAAGATGGGAATGGTATTCCAACAGTTCAATCTCTTCCCAAATATGACAGTGAAGGAAAACATCACGCTTTCTCCTATCAAGACCAAAGGGGAAAGTAAGGAAGTTGCTGAGAAGAGAGCGCATGAGCTCTTGGAAAAGGTTGGTCTACCAGATAAGGCATATGCTTATCCACAAAGTTTGTCTGGTGGACAGCAACAACGTATCGCTATCGCTCGTGGTCTTGCCATGGAACCAGATGTCCTACTCTTTGATGAACCGACTTCTGCCCTAGACCCAGAAATGGTAGGGGAAGTACTAGCAGTTATGCAAGAACTTGCTAAGTCAGGAATGACCATGGTCATCGTGACGCATGAGATGGGCTTTGCGCGTGAGGTAGCAGACCGTGTCATCTTTATGGCTGACGGTGTTGTTGTCGAAGACGGAACTCCAAAGCAAGTCTTTGAACAAACCCAAGAACAAAGAACCAAGGATTTCTTGAGTAAGGTTTTGTAA